The Mycolicibacterium mucogenicum DSM 44124 genomic sequence GCTTCCTGCCGAAGGAGTCGACGCGCAGCGAGCTCGTCAACGCGATCCTCGAATGTGCGAAGGGCCGCGACGTCGTCGCACCGAGCCTGGCCGCGGGGCTCGCCGGTGAGATCCGGCGTCGCGCCGAGCCGGACGCCCCGGTGCTCAGCCCGCGCGAACGCGAGGTGCTGCAGCTGATCGCCAAGGGCGCGACCATCCCGACCATGGCCAAGGAGCTGTTCCTGGCGCCATCGACGGTCAAGACCCACGTGCAGCGGCTCTACGAGAAGCTCGGGGTCGGGGACCGCGCGGCGGCCGTGGCCGAGGCGATGCGTCGGAAGCTGCTGGACTGACGTGAGCCCGACACTCAGCCGGATCGGGGAGTACCTGGCCGCCGAACCGGTGCGGATTTCCGCCGGACTACGGCTCCCGCTGATCGCGCTGATCGGTGTCCTGGTGTGGATCTGGGAGGTCGACCACTGGCTGCCCGAGCTGTACGCCGTGATCCTGGGCCTGTATGCCGTCGCCGCGGTGATCTGGCTGGTGGCGGTGCTGCGCGGGCCCGTGCCGCGCTGGGCGGACTGGGCGTCGACCGGCATCGACCTGGTGGTGATCCTGGCACTGTGCCTGGTGTCCGGCGGCGCGACCGCGGCCCTGCTGCCCGTCTTCTTCCTGCTGCCCATCTCGGTGGCATTCCAGGACCGGCCGCTGATGACCGCGGCGATCGGGACCCTGACGGCGACGGGCTATCTGGCGGTGTGGATCTTCTACTCCAAACACGACGACCGCATGGGCCTGCCGAACATGGTCTACACGCACTTCGGATTCCTCGTGTGGCTGGCGGTGGCCACGACCGTGCTGTGCTTCGTGTTGGTGCGTCGTCAGGAGCGCGTGCAGGCTCTGCAGGAGGTGCGCCGCCAGCTGGTGTCCGAAGCCATGCAGTCCGACGAGCGGCACAACCGGGAGGTCGCCGAAGGGCTGCACGACGGCCCGTTGCAGACGCTGCTGGCGGCCAGGCTGCAGCTCGACGAGGTCCGGGAGCGGACCCCGGGGCCCGAACTCGACGCGGTCTACGCCGCGCTGGAAGACACGGCGACGGCACTGCGCTCGACGGTCACCGAGCTGCATCCGCAGGTGCTCGCCCAGCTCGGCCTGACGCCGGCGGTGCGGGAACTGCTGCGGCAGTTCGAGTCTCGCGGCCGGATCGCGGTGCGCGCCGACCTCGAGGAAGTGGGCAAGCCGGACTCGCAGCAGCTGCTCTACCGCGCGGCCCGTGAGCTGCTGACCAACATCGGCAAGCATGCCCAGGCCACGACGGTGTCGGTGCGGTTGGGCCGCATCGGCAATCGCATTGTCCTGACCGTCGCCGATGACGGCGTCGGGTTCGACCCCGCGGTGGTGTCACGGTACGTGGCCGACGGACACATCGGGCTGGGCTCGCTGCTGGCGCGGTTCGACGCGATGGGTGGGTCGATGCTCGTCGACTCCGCCGGCGGTGGCGGAACCCGGGTGACGGTGACTTCGCCACCCGAGCGCGAGCTGGGGGGCAACAGATAATTCGTCGCTGGGAGTGGGCCCGCGGCGGTAGCGTCGCGCCATGAAACTGCGCATTCTGGTGGGCCTGCTGGTGGCTGCGGTGGTGGCCTTGGTCGTCAACGCCGTGGTGGTGGCGCACACCAGCCGCGCGGCAGAACCGTTCGCCGGCGGCCACGTGCTCACACTCGACGGCCCAGACCTGAACGTCCGCGAGTACGGGCCGCCCGGTGACCGGGCAATCGTTCTGCTGCACGGGTATTCGGCGTCCATCGAGTGGTGGGAAAAGGTCGCCCCGGCACTGGCCGCACATCAGCGGGTGATCGCCGTCGACCTCGTCGGGCATGGTGGCTCCGAGGCGCCGACCGATGCGGCGCCGTATCACGCCGACGGCCAGGCCGAGGCCGTCCACCGCGCGCTCGAGGCGCTGGGTGTCCGGCAGGCCGAACTGGTGGGGCATTCGATGGGCGGCGAGGTGGCTGCCGCGTTCGCCACCAAGTACCCGGAAATGGTTGAGCGCGTGGCGGTTTCCGATACCCCGGCCGGCGAGGATCTGGTCGCGATGCCGCTGCTGGGCAGGATGCTGTGCTGGCCCGTCATCGGGCCCGCGCTGGACCGCTTCCGCGGCGTCGACGCGATCAGTGAAAGCTCGCTGCAGACCGGGTTTGCCGCCGACTACCCCGTTCCGGCGTTGGCATTCCGGTCCTTGAAACAGCTCAATTACGCGGGCGTGTGTGACTCCAAGGAGCCCGGCCGCCCGGTGGTGGAGACGTTGAAGGGGCTGGGCAAGCCGGTGCTGGTGTTGTGGGGCGACAAGGACGTCCTGACGCCGACGGCGTCGAACGTCGCGCGCTACACTGCCGCGGGCCTGCCGCCGCACCTCATCGCAGGCTCCGGGCACAGCCCGATGGTCGAGAAGCCGGACCAGTTCCTCGCAGCGATAGGCGATTTCGTGCGCTGATGGGTGCCCGGCGGCCCGGGATGGCGCGAGACGCGAACACAACGTCAGGCTGGGAGCGCAGATAACCGTATATATGGCTTCAGCGACGCTCTCAGACTGACGTTGTGTCGGGCACCGACACGAAAAGGCCTCCAATCCTGATGGATTGGAGGCCTTTTCGTGTACTGCTACAGCGCGGCGAGGATGTCGTTGACGCGGTCGCGGGCGTCGCCGAACAGCATCTGGGTGTTGTCGCGGAAGAACAGCGGGTTCTGCACGCCGGCGTAGCCCGAGGCCATGGAGCGCTTGAACACGATGACGTTGTCGGCGTTCCAGACGGTGAGCACCGGCATGCCGGCGATCGGGCTGCCCGGATCTTCGGAGGCGGCCGGGTTCACGGTGTCGTTGGCACCGATCACCAAAACGACTGCAGTGTCGTCGAAGTCGTCGTTGATCTCGTCCATCTCGAGCACGATGTCGTAAGGCACCTTGGCCTCGGCGAGCAGCACGTTCATGTGGCCGGGCAGGCGGCCGGCGACGGGGTGGATACCGAAGCGGACGTTGACGCCCTTCTCGCGCAGCTTGCGGGTCAGGTCCGCGACGCCGTACTGGGCCTGGGCCACGGCCATGCCGTAGCCGGGGGTGATGATCACGGAGTCGGCCGAGCCGAGCAGCTCGGCGGCGCCCTCGGCGGTGATCTCGCGGTGCTCGCCGTAGTCCTTGTCTTCGGCGGGGCCGGCTTCGATGCCGAAGCCGCCGGCGATGACGGAGATGAACGACCGGTTCATGGCCTTGCACATGATGTAGGACAGGTAGGCACCGGAGGAGCCGACGAGCGCGCCGGTGATGATCAGCAGGTCATTCGACAGCAGGAAGCCCGAGGCGGCCGCGGCCCAACCGGAGTAGCTGTTGAGCATCGAGACGACGACGGGCATGTCGCCACCGCCGATGGAGGCGACCAGGTGCCAGCCCAGCAGCAGGGCCAGGACGGTGACGCCGACCAGCAGCCACAGGTTCGGGGAGATGACGAACCACACCGTCAGCGCCACGAACAGCACCAGCGAGCCGACGTTGAGGAAGTTCTTGCCCGGCAGCATCAGCGGCGAGGAGCTGATCTTGGCCGACAGCTTCAGGTTGGCCACGATCGAACCGGTGAAGGTCACGGCACCGATGAACACGCCGATGAAGACCTCGGCGGAGTGGATGCCGAGCATGCCTTCCTTGGCCAGCTCGAGGGCGCCCTGGCCGTCGAGTTCGTGCTCGACGTGCAGGTAGCCGCTCCAGCCGACGAGCACGGCCGCCAGACCCACGAAGCTGTGCAGCAGGGCGATCAGCTCGGGCATGCCGGTCATCTCGACGATGCGGGCACGCCACAGGCCGATGGCGGCACCGATGGCCATGGCACCGACCAGCAGCGCCAGGCCGAGCGGCTCGATCTTGTTGTTGACGGCCAGCACAATGGTCGCGATCAGGGCGACGCCCATGCCGGCCATGCCGAAGGCGTTACCGGCCTTGGAGGTCTCGTGCTTGGACAGCCCGGCCAGAGCGAGGATGAACAACAGGGCGGCGACGACGTAGGCCGCGTTCGCCACGTTGGTGATGGTTTCTGCGTTGAACATGAATCCGTTCCAAAGGTTCTTTAGGTCAGCAGGCTCTAGCTGCGGGAGAACATGGCCAGCATGCGGCGGGTCACCGCGAAGCCACCGAAGACGTTGATGCTGGCGAGCAGAATCGCCACGGCCGCCAGGGCGGTGATCGGGGTGTTGTGGTGCCCGATCTGCAGCAGTGCGCCGACCACGATGATTCCGGAGATCGCGTTGGTCACCGACATCAGCGGGGTGTGCAGGGCGTGGTGCACGTGCCCGATCACGTAGTAGCCGATCACGATCGCCAGGGCGAACACCGTCAGGTGGACCTGCAGGGCGGCCGGGGAGGCGGCGATCAGCACGAACAGGACTGCGGCCGCGGCGAAGGTGATGCCCAGACGACGCTGCGTCGACATCGGCTCCTTGGCCTGCGAGACCACCGGGGTCGCGTCGGCCTTGGCGGCCGGGGCTGCGGAGACCTGCACCGGCGGCGGGGGCCAGGTGATCTCGCCGTCGCGGACCACGGTCACGCCGCGCTGCACCACGTCGTCGAAGTCCAAGACGACCTGGCCGTCCTTCTCCGGGGTGAGCAGCTTGAGCAGGTTGACCAGGTTGGTGCCGTACAGCTGCGAGGCCTGCGCGGGCAGGCGGCCGGCCAGGTCGGTGTAGCCGATGATCGTCACGCCGTTGTCGGTGACGATGGCCTGGTCCTTGACGGTGCCTTCGACGTTGCCGCCGTTGGCTGCAGCCATGTCGACGATCACCGAACCGGGCTTCATCGAGGCCACCATGTCCGCGGTGATGATCCGCGGCGCGGGACGGCCCGGGATCAGCGCGGTGGTGATGATGATGTCGACGTCTTTGGCCAGTTCGGCGTAGAGCTCGGCTTCGCGGGCCTTGTAGTCGTCGCCCATTTCCTTGGCGTAGCCCGTCGCGGACACTTCGCCGGCATTGGGGTCGACGGACACGTACTCACCGCCGAGGGAGGCAACCTGGTCGGCGACCTCGGGGCGGGGGTCGGTGGCCCGCACGACAGCGCCGAGCGATCCGGCAGCACCGATCGCGGCCAGACCGGCGACACCGGCGCCGACGACGAGCACCTTGGCCGGGGGACCTTGCCGGCTGCGGTGACCTGGCCGGTGAAGAACCGGCCGAACGCGTGGGCGGCCTCGACGACGGCGCGGTAGCCGGCGATGTTGGCCATCGAGGACAGCACGTCCAGGGACTGGGCGCGCGAGATGCGCGGCACCGCGTCCATGGCCAGTACCGTGATCGGTCGGGTGGCGAGCTTCTCGACCAGTTCCGGCTTGAGCCCGGGGGAGATCAGCGAGACCAGGGTGGCGCCGTCTTTGAGAGACGCGATCTCGGCGTCGTCAGGTGCGTTGACCTTCAGCACGATGTCGGCGGCCCAGGGGGAGCCGATGTCGGCGCCGGCTTCTACATAGGCGGCGTCGGAGAAACTGGACAAGTCGCCCGCGCCGGACTCAACCACTACCGAATAGCCGAGCTTGATCAGCTGCCCGACAGTTGCAGGAGTGGCGGCAACCCGCGTCTCACCAGCCAGAGACTCGCGGGGAATCCCGATGATCATCGAATCCGATCCGATCTGTGTTGGTTTGCTTGCAAGAGTCTCCCCCATCCACGTCGGGACGGTGCTCTTGCCCCCCTATACCAGTTAGCAATCGCTTATAAATTAGCAGTCGCTCATAATGCGACCAAAAGTCCGGTGCCGGGGCGTTGCCTGGATATGTCTACGTCATCCGCACGGATTTGGGTACACAGATTCCGACCGGTGGGATCTCCTGGACGGCAAACGTCCACTCAGCTCCGACGCGGCCGATCTCCGATCAGGGCTGGACGGTCAGGTGCGACGCGTCAACCCGCCGAAGAATTCGACGCCCGGGGCGTAGCGATCTTGGGGCAGGCGGCCTGCAATTTGTCCGTGGCCTGGGCTACTTTTTTGGAATTATCGACGAACCGCTGAAACCGGACGTCCTCGGGGCCTTTCCCGGTATCGCGCGCGATATTCGCGAATTCGTCGAATCCAATGGCCCATGAAGTCAAATCGGATTTCAGGTCGGGCGCGGATACCGAATTTGCGGCGCGGCGGCTTTTATCCGCAAGCGCAGCCCAACGTTCGGGGTCCTCGGCAGCGCCCGGCTGCATGGCCGCGGCATTGCTGGCTTCGCCTACGGCCCGCCAATCCTGCGCCACATCGGCCACGACGCCGCAATCGGATGCCGACGGAGTGCCAGCGTCGCGGTGCTGTGAAATCCACAGTGCCGCAGCGATTACCGATCCAATTACCGCGATAGCGACGAGTAGTGCCGCCCGGCGGCGCGCGGGCGTGCGTAAAAGGGTTCTCATGGGGCTGACACTCCTGGGCGCTTGGGATTGAGCACTACCTGTCCGCCGCTCGGTGTGGGTACGTACATCGTGAGCCGTGGGTTATCGGCCTGCGCACGGTAGATATCCTTGATATCGATCGGATGCCATTCACCCAAACCGAAATTCGGAGTGAAAAAGCCGGTTGAGCTTACGCCGCGACGCACGTGCTCGGCCTCGAAATTATAGTCGACCCATTTTGCTTGATACCATTTCCCATCGCGCTGCACCCATCGCGTGT encodes the following:
- a CDS encoding response regulator, which codes for MNDERVRVVVGDDHPMFRDGVVRALTASGAIEVLAEADDGTSALEAIRTHKPQVALLDYRMPGMDGAEVAAAVVRDGLPTRVLLLSAHDEAEIVYRALQEGAAGFLPKESTRSELVNAILECAKGRDVVAPSLAAGLAGEIRRRAEPDAPVLSPREREVLQLIAKGATIPTMAKELFLAPSTVKTHVQRLYEKLGVGDRAAAVAEAMRRKLLD
- a CDS encoding sensor histidine kinase, translating into MSPTLSRIGEYLAAEPVRISAGLRLPLIALIGVLVWIWEVDHWLPELYAVILGLYAVAAVIWLVAVLRGPVPRWADWASTGIDLVVILALCLVSGGATAALLPVFFLLPISVAFQDRPLMTAAIGTLTATGYLAVWIFYSKHDDRMGLPNMVYTHFGFLVWLAVATTVLCFVLVRRQERVQALQEVRRQLVSEAMQSDERHNREVAEGLHDGPLQTLLAARLQLDEVRERTPGPELDAVYAALEDTATALRSTVTELHPQVLAQLGLTPAVRELLRQFESRGRIAVRADLEEVGKPDSQQLLYRAARELLTNIGKHAQATTVSVRLGRIGNRIVLTVADDGVGFDPAVVSRYVADGHIGLGSLLARFDAMGGSMLVDSAGGGGTRVTVTSPPERELGGNR
- a CDS encoding alpha/beta fold hydrolase, encoding MKLRILVGLLVAAVVALVVNAVVVAHTSRAAEPFAGGHVLTLDGPDLNVREYGPPGDRAIVLLHGYSASIEWWEKVAPALAAHQRVIAVDLVGHGGSEAPTDAAPYHADGQAEAVHRALEALGVRQAELVGHSMGGEVAAAFATKYPEMVERVAVSDTPAGEDLVAMPLLGRMLCWPVIGPALDRFRGVDAISESSLQTGFAADYPVPALAFRSLKQLNYAGVCDSKEPGRPVVETLKGLGKPVLVLWGDKDVLTPTASNVARYTAAGLPPHLIAGSGHSPMVEKPDQFLAAIGDFVR
- the pntB gene encoding Re/Si-specific NAD(P)(+) transhydrogenase subunit beta, with amino-acid sequence MFNAETITNVANAAYVVAALLFILALAGLSKHETSKAGNAFGMAGMGVALIATIVLAVNNKIEPLGLALLVGAMAIGAAIGLWRARIVEMTGMPELIALLHSFVGLAAVLVGWSGYLHVEHELDGQGALELAKEGMLGIHSAEVFIGVFIGAVTFTGSIVANLKLSAKISSSPLMLPGKNFLNVGSLVLFVALTVWFVISPNLWLLVGVTVLALLLGWHLVASIGGGDMPVVVSMLNSYSGWAAAASGFLLSNDLLIITGALVGSSGAYLSYIMCKAMNRSFISVIAGGFGIEAGPAEDKDYGEHREITAEGAAELLGSADSVIITPGYGMAVAQAQYGVADLTRKLREKGVNVRFGIHPVAGRLPGHMNVLLAEAKVPYDIVLEMDEINDDFDDTAVVLVIGANDTVNPAASEDPGSPIAGMPVLTVWNADNVIVFKRSMASGYAGVQNPLFFRDNTQMLFGDARDRVNDILAAL